Proteins encoded within one genomic window of Saccharopolyspora pogona:
- a CDS encoding ISL3 family transposase: protein MTICARSRVAEATCRACGVRSGRVHSRYVRRLSDGVLGRQPVVIALTVRRFVCLDSQCATKTFVEQVDGLSEPNRRRTTPLLAMLGQVGLALAGRAGARLAAILGIKVDRTTLLRLVRALPEPETTTAPAVLGVDDFALRKRHVYGTILVDIDTGKVIDLLDGREAEPLEQWLREHPGAGVICRDRAGAYAEGAKAGAPDAVQVADRWHLWRNLGDYVEKAVGRHRACVKLDQLDGETVGVSAPQAAQDEPDAAIPEPVESRLVIRTREHYAAIHGRLDRGETISAISRQLSLDRKTVRRFARASTVDELLGKAIARASLLDPFKPYLHQRWTEGTTDAAQLTKEITAQGYTGSDKTVRRYLQPFRGMLTPPPSPPAVPKVRQITGWLLRRPEDLDTDETNQLADIRSRCPHLDRLADHVTDFAKMMTNREGEKLESWLSTVEHDDQPDLHSFAIGLRRDQDAVTAGLTLPYSSGKVEGNVNRLKALKRQMYGRAKLDLLRKRVILA from the coding sequence GTGACGATCTGCGCTCGGTCGCGTGTGGCCGAGGCGACCTGCCGGGCATGTGGGGTGCGGTCTGGGCGGGTGCACAGCCGTTACGTGCGCCGGTTGTCTGATGGCGTGCTCGGTAGGCAACCAGTGGTCATCGCGTTGACGGTCCGGCGGTTCGTGTGCCTGGATTCTCAGTGCGCGACGAAGACGTTCGTGGAACAGGTCGACGGCCTGTCCGAGCCGAATCGACGTCGGACGACTCCGCTGCTGGCGATGTTGGGGCAGGTGGGCTTGGCGTTGGCGGGCCGAGCTGGGGCGCGTCTGGCCGCGATCTTGGGTATCAAAGTGGATCGGACGACGCTGCTGCGTTTGGTGCGGGCACTGCCGGAGCCGGAGACCACGACCGCCCCGGCCGTGCTCGGCGTGGACGACTTCGCCCTGCGCAAGCGGCACGTGTACGGCACGATCCTGGTCGACATCGACACCGGCAAGGTGATCGACCTGCTGGACGGTCGCGAGGCCGAACCACTGGAGCAGTGGCTGCGCGAGCATCCTGGAGCCGGGGTGATCTGCCGTGACCGCGCCGGCGCCTACGCCGAAGGCGCGAAGGCCGGGGCCCCGGACGCCGTCCAGGTGGCCGACCGTTGGCATCTGTGGCGCAACCTGGGCGACTACGTCGAGAAGGCCGTCGGGCGCCACCGCGCCTGCGTCAAGCTCGACCAACTCGACGGCGAAACTGTCGGCGTGTCGGCGCCGCAGGCGGCCCAGGACGAGCCGGACGCCGCGATACCCGAACCGGTCGAGTCGCGACTGGTGATCCGTACCCGGGAACACTATGCCGCGATCCACGGGCGGCTGGACCGCGGCGAGACGATCTCCGCCATCAGCAGGCAGCTGTCACTGGACCGCAAGACCGTGCGGCGCTTCGCTCGTGCCAGCACGGTTGACGAACTTCTCGGCAAGGCGATCGCCCGGGCGAGCTTGCTCGACCCGTTCAAGCCCTACCTGCACCAGCGTTGGACGGAAGGCACCACCGACGCCGCGCAGCTGACCAAGGAGATCACCGCCCAGGGATACACCGGCAGCGACAAGACCGTGCGCCGCTACCTGCAGCCCTTCCGCGGCATGCTCACGCCTCCGCCATCGCCGCCTGCCGTGCCGAAAGTCCGTCAGATCACCGGTTGGCTGCTGCGCCGCCCAGAGGATCTCGATACCGACGAGACCAACCAGCTCGCTGACATCCGATCCCGTTGCCCGCACCTGGATCGCCTCGCCGACCACGTCACCGACTTCGCGAAGATGATGACCAACCGTGAAGGCGAGAAACTAGAATCTTGGCTGTCCACAGTGGAACATGATGATCAGCCCGACTTGCACTCCTTCGCCATCGGGCTCCGCCGCGACCAAGACGCCGTCACCGCAGGACTCACGCTGCCCTACAGTTCGGGGAAGGTCGAGGGCAACGTGAACAGACTGAAGGCGCTCAAGAGGCAGATGTACGGCCGAGCCAAGCTCGACCTCCTCCGCAAACGCGTCATCCTGGCCTGA